From Campylobacter concisus, a single genomic window includes:
- a CDS encoding malate:quinone oxidoreductase, whose amino-acid sequence MRQKHFEVVIVGAGISGTALFYELAAFSDIKKVALLEKYDGVATLNSNGKGNSQTIHCGDIETNYTLEKAKKVSRVANMPVKYALKYNLDGKYMFAHQKMALAIGDAEVERMKERYESFKELFSYLEIYDKEKLKQIEPNVVFDANGNERPENIIAIGTQNGQFTTMDFGGLANSLVQNAINLGGDGYEISLNSEVTDIKKAGDTFHIKINDGEVITANYVVVDAGGHSLFLAHKMGYGLHLSTLPVAGSFYFAKKRLLNGKVYMVQNDKLPFAALHGDPDILANGNTRFGPTALVIPKLERYHGCSSFFDFCKCLKFDKNVFEVFTNLLKDSDIRSYILRNFLFEVPFINKKEFVKDARKIVPSLSENDLSYAINFGGVRPQVIDRNKKCLELGEGKISTGEGISFNMTPSPGATSCFEIARTDMIEACKFLGKNFNEEKFNAEFFE is encoded by the coding sequence ATGAGGCAGAAGCACTTTGAAGTGGTAATTGTCGGAGCAGGCATTAGTGGGACGGCGCTCTTTTATGAGTTGGCTGCATTTAGCGACATAAAAAAAGTCGCACTTTTAGAAAAATATGACGGCGTAGCTACTCTAAATTCAAACGGCAAAGGCAACTCACAAACCATTCATTGTGGCGATATTGAGACAAACTACACACTAGAAAAGGCGAAAAAAGTCTCTCGTGTGGCAAATATGCCAGTAAAATATGCTCTAAAATACAACTTAGATGGTAAATATATGTTCGCTCATCAAAAAATGGCACTAGCTATCGGAGATGCCGAAGTAGAGCGCATGAAAGAGAGATATGAGAGTTTTAAGGAGCTTTTTTCTTACCTTGAAATTTATGACAAAGAGAAGTTAAAACAGATCGAGCCAAACGTCGTTTTTGACGCAAATGGTAATGAGAGGCCAGAAAACATCATCGCCATAGGCACGCAAAATGGGCAGTTTACGACGATGGACTTTGGTGGCTTGGCAAACTCACTCGTACAAAATGCTATAAATTTAGGCGGAGATGGCTATGAGATCAGCCTAAACTCAGAAGTAACTGATATAAAAAAGGCTGGCGATACATTTCACATAAAGATAAATGATGGTGAGGTGATCACTGCAAACTACGTCGTAGTAGATGCTGGCGGACACTCGCTATTTTTGGCTCACAAAATGGGTTATGGGCTTCATCTTAGCACACTGCCCGTTGCTGGAAGCTTTTACTTTGCAAAAAAACGCCTGCTAAATGGCAAAGTTTATATGGTGCAAAACGATAAGCTACCATTTGCCGCGCTTCACGGCGATCCAGATATCCTAGCTAATGGCAACACTCGCTTTGGACCAACGGCTCTAGTCATACCAAAACTAGAGAGATACCACGGCTGTTCAAGCTTTTTTGACTTTTGTAAATGCCTAAAATTTGATAAAAATGTCTTTGAAGTCTTTACAAATCTCTTAAAAGATAGCGACATCAGATCTTATATTTTGAGAAATTTCTTATTTGAAGTGCCATTTATCAATAAAAAAGAATTTGTAAAAGATGCTAGAAAGATCGTACCAAGCCTAAGTGAAAATGACCTAAGCTATGCTATAAATTTTGGCGGCGTAAGACCGCAAGTTATCGACCGTAATAAAAAGTGCCTTGAGCTTGGCGAGGGCAAGATAAGCACAGGCGAGGGCATAAGTTTTAATATGACTCCAAGTCCTGGGGCTACGAGTTGTTTTGAAATAGCAAGAACTGATATGATCGAAGCCTGTAAATTTTTAGGTAAAAATTTTAACGAAGAGAAATTTAACGCTGAGTTTTTTGAATAA